The window GTGTAACGGACAGCAAGGCAACGCTGGCTTCCATATACGCGACGTTTGGTACCATCACGACATTTGTCTCTGCCATCGGGGGAATTTCGATGGTCGTTGCCGGCGTCTCGATCTTCAACATTATGATGATGTCAGTCAATGAACGGATCAAGGAGATCGGCATCATGCGCAGCATCGGTACCCAGAAAAAGGAGGTGATGAGCATGTTCATCTATGAAGCGGCGATCATCGGGGTTATCGGAAGTGTTGTCGGAGGCATACTGAGCATCCTGGCGGGATATGTCATCAGCGCCCTGATGCTGGGCACAACAAAATACCTGATTACAACAGCAAATGCGCTCTCTGTCGGGGAGGGGGTCTGCTTTGGGATTGTGATCTGTCTTGCCTGTGGTATCTATCCGGCATGGCAGGCAGCGAACTTAAACCCAATTGATGCACTGAGGCACGAGTGAGAACAGTGCCACAATGAAACTTTTTTCTTTTCGCGATCAAAAAAATGTCTGTTCCACGGAAAATACTCAGGGTGTCACTATCCTGACCGGTGATCCGAAAAAAGCAATTATCTCCTTATCAGGGCCGATGATCATCGCAATGCTCCTGATGTCCAGTTATAACGTCGTGAACGCGATCTGGGTTGTAGGCCTGGGTTCTGATGCTCTGGCTGCCATCGGGTTCATGTCTCCCCTGTTTATGGTTCTCATCGGTCTGGGAAGTGGCATTGGAGCAGGGGCGACATCGGCCATCGCCCGGATGATCGGCGCAGGCAACCGTAACGGTGCAAGCAACGGTGCAGTGCATGCACTTCTCATCGCTCTCATCCTGTCAGCGATCGTTACTATTCCGCTTGTCGTCTTTGCAGAACCGATAGCCCTCCTTTTTGGTGCCGGTGAAACTGCCGGTCTTGCAGTGGCATACGCGCAGGTTCTCTTCGCTGGTTCATTCTTCATCATTTTTGTCAATATTGCATATGGCATCCTCAGAGCGGAAGGTGATGTAAAAAGAACGATGTATGCCATGGTGGCTGCAACTCTTCTGAATATGGTCCTGGACCCTCTCCTGATTTATGGTCTGGGCCTCGGTATTGCAGGAGCCGCGTGGGGCACGATCATCTCCCTTGCAGCGGTAACGGTTGTCCTTTGTTACTGGTTTTTTATCAAAAAGAATTTGTACGTTTGCTTTTCCCGGCAGGTCTTCACCCCGTGCCGGAGCGTGGTCTCAGATATCCTGAACGTGGGAATCCCGGCCAGTGTTGAGTACCTGCTGATGTCTGTAATGTGTATAATTCTCAACCTGATCCTCGTTATTGTAGCAACCACTGATGCTGTAGCGGTCTTTTCCGTTGGATTCAGGATTGTATCATATGGAATCGTTCCCATTGTCGCGATCGGCACATCCGTGGTATCGGTAGTCGGTGCGGCATATGGGGCCCGGTATTATGAAAAGATCCGGGTTACACACACGTTTTCGATCCTCCTTGGGATTGCTCTTGCTCTCTGCGTCAGTCTCCTGACCGGGGTGTTTGCATATCCGATTGCCACCATCTTCTCTTATTCGCAGGAAAGCGCCCATCTCTACCCGGCCATCGCCGCATTCATCGGTGTCATGTGCCTGTTTTATCCATTTGTACCGCTGGGTCTGCTTTCGTCTTCCGTGTTTCAGGGAGTCGGTAAAGGACCGACCTCCCTGTTTCTCACGTTCATGAGGAGTCTTGTGTTTGCCGCAGTTTTTGCGTACATGCTCGCAATCCCTCTAGGTATGGGAGAACAGGGTGTCTGGTGGGGGCTGATTGCTGGTGAAATACTCGGCGGTTTGCTGGCATTTGCTTGGGCGCGATTGTACCTTTCACAACTGGACCGCTTGACTGGGGAAGACACGCCACTACAAAAGGGGGAACCGGAAACCACTTGAAAAAAGACGACCCGCAGGATCAAAAATGTTGAGGGGATACACATGAAACAGCACCATTAAAACTAAAAAGAGTTTTTAGGAACGTTATACCCGGGGATACTGGCAACTGGTATAGAATCAGGATGAGGACACATCACAAGGTTAAAAAAACAAACACCCGGCAAAATCCTGCCTTGTGGAGTCCAATAATTCAAAAGAACCTGCTTTTTACCCTCTCTGTCTTGAGCCGGTACCGGGGACGAAATTCCAGTTTACCCTGATAAATGTCCGGAAGAATAAAAGGAAAACTGGCATATCCATATCAATTGGTGCAGGGTGAAAAGGATCTGTTGCCATCAATTCTTTTATCCCATTACTCCTCCATTTCTAAGTATGGCACAACAGGCACGTGCATCCCATATCCTGGTAAAGACCGAAGACGAAGCGAACAAGATCATGAAACGGGTCGCTGACGGCGAAGATTTCGCAGCAGTTGCCAAGCGTTTCTCATCCTGCCCGTCAGGAAAGCAAGGGGGAGACCTCGGCTGGTTCGGCAAGGGCATGATGGTTCCCGAGTTTGAACAGATCGCATTTACCGAGGAAGTTGGCAAGGTTGTCGGCCCGGTAAAGACCCAGTTCGGTTTCCACGTCATCAAAGTGACCGGCAAAAAGTAATTTCCGGCATACGGTCATGGACACCAAATTTTTTCTCGGCATCGGCCTTGCGATCGTCCTTGTTTTCTGCGGGGCAGCGGTTTACACTACGTTTACCAAGATTCCGGCTGCTTCAGCAGTACCCGCAGTACCTGCCGATCATGAGATCCTCTACCAGGTCTCAACCATTGACGCCCTGATGCAGGGAGTGTACGCGGGCGTCCAGCCGGTCGGGGAGATGAAAAAGCACGGCGACTTTGGCATCGGCACGTTCGATGCGCTCGATGGCGAGATGATCGTAATTGACGGAAAAGTGTACCAGGTAAAGGCTGACGGAAAGGTGTACCCGGTAAAAGATACTGCCACCACCCCCTTTGCCACCGTCACGTACTTCGAACGCGACTTTGCGGCAACAACAAACAGGTCGATGAATTTTTCCACATTTTCAACCGAGATGAGCAGCCGGCTGCCCACGCAGAATATGATCTACGCAGTCCGGATAAAGGGAACGTTCCCGCTCATGAAAGTCCGGGCAATCCCTGCACAACAGGAACCGTACCCCTCGCTCACGGATGCAGCAAAGAGCCAGTCGGTCCACACCTACACCAATACCACCGGCACGATAGTCGGGTTCTATACCCCGGCCTTTTTCAAAGGCCTCAATGTCGCGGGCTATCACCTGCATTTCATCAGCGATGACCGGCACACCGGCGGCCATATCCTGGATTTCACGGTACCGGCAGATACAACCGTGGAGTATGACGTCACCCCGGCCTTTGCCATGCCGCTGCCAACCAGCGGTGCATTCACGGGAGTCGATCTCTCGCAGGATCTGAGTAAGGAACTCGCAAAGATCGAATCCTGACCCGGCTCTTCATTTTTTTTGCGAGCCTTTTTTTGACCAGCAGCACGCATATGATCGGTACACGGCTTATCCGGCCCGCCAGGCACTTAACCATGAACATCCGCGGAATCAGACAGGAACTACTCAGGCTGCTCCTTGAACTGGGACGGGACGCCCACCCCAACGAGTTCGCGGCCCTCCTCATCGAAAAGGACGGGGTGATTGAGGAGATGAACCTGGTTCCCGGCACCATTACCGGATCGAGCTCCGCATCGGTCTTTTTCGATATGATGCCGCTGGGTACCCATCTTGCCGGCAGCGCCCACAGCCACCCGAACGGCGTGCTTCACCCATCCGATGCAGATGTGCGCTTCTTCCCCCGGGCCGGGCGGTTCCATCTCATCATCGGCTACCCGTACCGCACGGGCGACTGGCAATGCTTCAGCGCTGACGGGGAGCCCTGCAAACTCGAGGTGATCGCGTGAGCGTCCGCAGGGTTGTCGCCACCGGTACGTTCGATCTCCTGCACCCGGGGCATATCTACTATCTCGAAGAGTCCAAGAAACTCGGGGACGAGCTCTGGGTGATCGTTGCCCGCGACATGAACGTTAAACACAAACCCCGCCCGATCATCCCGGAGGAACAGCGGCTCGCGATGATCGCTTCACTCCGCCCGGTGGACCACGCAATTCTCGGTGACAAGACCGATATGTTCCTCCCGATCGAGGAGATCCACCCGGACGTGATCACCATCGGGTTCAACCAGCTCTTTGACGAGGAAAAACTCCGGTCGCAGCTTGCCGCACGTAACCTTAATCCGGAGATCGTTCGCATAGGAAAATTCGCTGACACCGAACTCTGCAGCTCGCGAAAGGTGGTGCAGGAAATTGTTGCAAAGCGCGGGCATGACGGGGATAACGATGCCCCGGAAGATGCCCGGAAATAAAAACAGATTTTTTGTAATTTTAACTCTGTTGAAATCTTCTTTTCTGCGTTGTTTGGTAATTTTCTGCAACTGGTGGGACAGTGCCCCCCTCGTATTCAACCAGATTTGATGGGGGTTGAGACCCCCATACCCCTGTTGACACTAATGCGGCCGGCGCGTCAATGCCTTGTGCCGGCTGTGACTCACAAGCCCGCGGCGCAGTATGCCGCTGTATTTTGCCATGAATGACCCGACAATGGACGTCAGGATAACCATGGCTGCGATCGTTGTGCCCACCACCGGCGATCCATAGATCACCGCAAGAGCAATGGAGAACTCTCCTCTCGCTATGGTATTGGCCCAGATTTCAAGGCCGGAGAGCGCTGATCCGTGGATGAAAATGCCGGTCAGCAGGCCGGATACCAGCTTGCTGGCAACGGCAAGAAGGCTGATAGCGCCAATCACAAACCAGTTGGCACCGCCCGAGAAATCAACGGTTACTCCGAAGAAGACGAAGAAGACCACTAAAAAGACATCCTTGAATGGCCGGGCGTGCTGCTCGAAGGCGTCCGGATCGGTTGTTGCGAATGCGACACCCAGCGCGATCACCATCATCGTCTCGGGTACGCCGAGATACATCGAGAACGATGCGGTGGTAAGGACGGCGGCAAACGTGAAGAGGATGGGGAGTTCGTCATCCCTTTCGAGAATAGAGATGAGAAATTCCTTGCCATAATGGGCGAGCGCGTAGAGCACCCCGAGCACTGCAACGATCTTGACAAAGAAGATGATCAGGTTCTGGTTTCCGGCCGAGAGGATCGCAAGGAAGATGATCAGCACGAGATCTTCAAAGACCATCAGCCAGATGACCGTGTCGGACTCGCGGAGCATCAGCTTCCGGTTCTCGATCAATGACGTGAGTGCCATCGCGGTGCTGGAGATATAGAAGGCTGCTGCGATGATGAGCGATTCCGTGAACGAAAACCCGAGCATGTACGCTGCGGCAAAACCGATGATCATGTTGACATTGAGATCGATGATCCCGCTGGTCAGGACCGCCGACCGGTTCGATGCGATCCGTTCCGGTTTCAGGCCAAGACCCATGAAGAACAATAAGAAGATCAGTCCCATCTCGGAAAAAAACTGGCTGACCTCATTGTTCGTCAACAACCCCCCGCCCGCTTTTCCCAGCAGGACACCGGCAAGGATATAGAACGGGATGGCGGGTATCGACAGGTACTTGGTGACGAGGGCCAGTACAAGGCAGACAAAAAGTGCGACTACGAGTCCTTCCATTAATTCACCATAATTTCGTTCTCGAACAGTTTGATCTGGTCGCTCTCTCCGATGACCAGCGCCGCGTCACCCTCTTCGAACATGAACGTGGGGGGCGGGTTGATGATATTGTGGTCGTGCCGGCAGACCGCGATTACGGTTGCGCCGGTCTTGGCCCGGATCTTGAGCTCTTCTATCGTTTTTCCGACAACAGCGGACGTGACAAAGAATGTGTGGATGGTAATCCGGAGATCGGCCAGCGCGGAGAAGGCGATCTCGACACTTTCCTGGTCGGCTTCGATGATTGCTCCGGTAAGGATATTTCCCAGCCTCCGCGCTTCAACCGGAGACAGCTCCGCTGCGCTGGGCGTTTTGCAGCCTTTCTGGAGCGTGTACATCTGGATGCCACTGGTCTTGGTGAAAAAAATGGCAACCGTGTCACCCTTGTCAGTCTCGAATTCGTATTTTGTTCCAACACCGGGAAGATTCAGAGAACGAAGCGCCATAGCAGACATTAGAAAAACGTTCCTAAAATATATTGTTGTTTTGCTGGCGGAGACTGTAGATGAACGATTTCACCTGAAAAATCAAAAGAAAAGAGGGGGGTTTGTTGTTAGATCCACACAGAGAGCAACTGATTGGGATCTTCTGAGGTTTTCTGAGAGGTAGGGAGGTGCGAGTTTCGGGCCTTTATGGCATCTGACACTTCTTTATCGGAATTCGTCCTTCCCACTTACCTAGTTCGAACAATGCGCATATAATCCCCGGAGAGGGCGGGGTGAAAGTGATTTGCCGGTTCCGCAACTGGGGTGCTAGGATAACTATGATACTTTTTTCATGAATCATGATGATAAATAATGTAGAACCGCGATCTGCTCGCCGGTCTTCATCCACGAGAACTACGCTGGAGTCTGATTACCATCGCCGAAATCCCCAAAGAAGAATACGTGCTGAAATGCACATCCGCATGCGCCGGGTGCAGCGATTCGCTGGCACTGCGGTACGTGCTCAAGGCAGCCGGCCCCGACACCGTCATGGTAGTGCCCGCCTGCTGCACGAGTGTTATCCAGGGCATCTACCCGAACACCGCGTTCAATGTGCCGGTCTACAACATCGCCTTTGGCGCTGCTGCTGCCTGCGCATCGGGCATGAGCAATGCGTTCCGTGCCGTGGGAAAGAAGACGAATGTTATCGTGTACGCCGGCGACGGCGGCACGCTCGATATCGGCATCCAGGCGATGTCGGGCGCATTCGAGCGGGGCACCGATTTCCTCTATATCTGCTACGATAACGAGGCCTACGGGAACACCGGCATGCAGCGCTCCGGGGGCACGCCGATGGGCGCAAAGACCACCACCACGCCCACCGGCAAGACCGATGCCAAGAAGGACATCGATGCGATCGTTGCCGCCCACGACCCGCCCTACATGGCAACCGCGTGCGCAGCCTACCCGCAGGATATCTTCAAGAAAGTGCAGAAAGCCCTCACTTTCCGCGGCCCCACCTTCATTCATATTCTTGCACCGTGCCCGCCCGGCTGGCGCTACCCCACCGAAAAGACCGTTGAGATGGGAAAACTCGCGGTCAAGAGCGGCATGTGGGTGCTCTACGAGCGCGAGTACGGGAAGGTCACGATTGGCCCGCAGTCGAAGGTTGCGATGAAGAAACCTATCCCGCTCGAAGATTACCTCTCCCCGCAGGGACGGTTCAAGGGCATTGATGCGAAGGTTGTCGAGATTCTCAAACAGCGGATCGCAAAGAACTTCAAACGGCTGGCAGCCGAAGAGGAGGCATCAGCATGAAGAAGATCGCCACCGGCAACAAGGCCGTTGCTGAAGCGGTAAAACAGGCAAACCCCACGGTTGTCGCTGCGTACCCCATCACCCCGCAAACCGAGATCGTGGAGCAGATCGCAGAGTTCGTGACCAGCGGCCAGATGCCGGCCAAATATATCGCCGTCGAGAGCGAGCACTCCGCGATGGCAGCCTGTATCGGTGCCAGTATCACCGGCATTCGCACGTTCACGGCCACCAGTTCGCACGGTCTCCTCTACATGCACGAGATGACCAACTGGGCTGCAGGAGCCCGCCTCCCGATCGTGATGGCAAACGTGAACCGTTCGCTCGGGCCCGGCTGGAATATCTGGGCGGAGCACACCGATGCCCTGCAGGAACGCGATACCGGCTGGTTACAGGTCTATGTGAGCACCGTGCAGGAAGCCTACGATGCCACCCTCATGGCGTTCCGGATCGCTGAGCACAACGATGTGCTGCTGCCCGTGATGGTGAACCTTGACGGGTTTTTACTCTCCCACATCATGCAGCCGGTTGATACCGTTGAATTGGGGGATTTCATTCCCCCGATACACCTCCCGTATGCTATTGATCCCAAACACCCGGCAGGGTATGGCACGCTGACCGGCCCTGACCAGCAGTTCAGGTTCCGGTGGGATATCGAGCGCTCGATGCGGGACTCGGTCAAGGTCATTGAAGAGACCGAGAAAGAGTTCGCGAAGCGCTTCGGCAGGAAGTACGGCTTTACCGAAGATTACCGGTGCGAGGACGCCGATGTGATCGTTATTGCGATGGGGACGCTCGGCAAGGAAGCGGAAGTCGCTGTTGACATCCTCAGGAATGAGGGGATCAAGGCCGGCTCGATGCGTATCCGCTGGCTGCGTCCGTTCCCGAAACTCGACCTGAAAGGAAAGGAAGTCGTGGTCATCGATCGCGATTACTCGTTCGGGTTCGGCGGCATCCTGGCAGGCGAGATCCGGTCCAAGACCGGCATCAGCCTCTACAGCGTGATCGCGGGTATCGGCGGGCAGGAAGTGACCTACGATGATGTCGCGGGCTTTGTCCGGACCCGTCGTATAGGCGAAGAGTTCTGGTTCGGGGTGAACGACCATGTTTGAGATCCGCATCCACTCCCGGGGCGGGCAGGGCGGCGTGACTGCGGCCCGGCTCCTTGCGATGGCCGCACTCCATGACGGCAAGTACGCGACCGCGTGCCCGTTCTACGGTGCCGAGCGCCGGGGCGCACCGATCGTCTCGTTCGTCCGCATCGATGACAAGCCCATCAAAGTCTACAGCCAGATCCGGCAACCGGACATGGTGGTTGTGCTCGACGAGAGTGTGATGGACGTAGTCGATGTCCTGCACGGGCTCAAGAAGGGCGGCCGCGTCTTCCTCAACAGCGCAAACAAAAAAGCGTTTGAAGGTTTTGAGAGCCGCAACGTGGACCTGACCGGCATTGCACTGCGCGAGAACCTCGTGGTAGCCGGAAGCCCGATCTTAAACACACCGGTGCTCGGGGCTCTCGCCAAGATGGGGATCGTCACCGCAGACTCCGCAAAAACAGCGATCCGCGAGATGTTTTCCGATGAACGCAATGTCAAAGTGGCTGAAGCGGCCTATAAGGAGATGAGCGCATGAGTACTTCACGCGAGCGACTTGCCATGAGCCACCCGAAGGAGGGGGCTGCCGGGCAGACCGGGACCTGGCGGGTATTCAAGCCGGTCGTGGACCGGGAGAAATGCAATGCCTGCGGGCTGTGCGCCATGTACTGCCCGGACGGTGTCATTGATGAGGAGCTGAATATCGATCTCCGGTTCTGTAAAGGTTGCGGCATCTGCGCCAATGAATGCCCGAAAAAGGCGATCGAGATGGTCCGGGAAGAGAAGTAATTCCCATAATCCATTTCACTATTTTTATACACCAATCAAAATCTTTTTTTATTACAGCGTTAAAATTGGGTTAGAGTGAGCGCTCGTGAACAGGAAACATTTTGGGGACCAGCGGGATCTTTTTAAATTCGATCTTGTGCGTCATATCATGAAATCCATGCCCGGCCTTACCAGTTTCTCCTTCATACCTATGTTGACTGAGAACAACGGGAAGACAGAGCTGGATGCCGGGACGAAAAAGGATCTGGGAAAGGCAGTAAAATCCGGAAAAGCGGGGAGCCAGAACACCAATCTTCTCCAGCAGGTAGCACGGCTCCAGGAGATCGAGAATGATCTCGATTATGTCCAGTATCTCCATTACTATTTCAAAAACGAGAATATCATCATGGATATCCTGCACCCGCATGCCTTCACCCACAAGGAACGGGAACACTATTTCGAGAGCATTTTTGGAAAATTCCCGAAAAAGTCACTGGTGTTTCTCGACCCTGATATCGGGCTTGAGGAGAGCAAGCCGGACCAGCGCCATCTTCTCTTTTCCGAGCTGAAGATGATCTATGACCATCTCGATAAGGACTCGGTCCTGCTGATCTACCAGCATTTTCCCCGGAAAGTCCATGAAGACTATCTCCGGCAGCGGTGCTCCCAGCTGTCAGAACTTACCGGTTCATCGCCCTTGACTATTACCGATAACGAGATTATCTTCTTCCTGTGCACAAAAAGCCCGGTGACCCAGGAAAAACTCGAACAGGTCCTGGAAAAATACGCAAACAGTTACCCGGCACTCAGTTCCCGCACGTGCGAATGAACGGCCACTGATACCGGGTTTTTTTCTTTTTTAAAAATGAGGGACAGCCACGGTGAAAGATCCACCGGTTCCGGCTTACCCGACGTTCAGTTCATCCTTTGCCATGTATTCGATATCAGATTTGTAGAAATGGGTGAACCCGCAGTTCTGGCACCGGACGGTAAAATGCCTGCATCCGATCGTTAGATCATGCGGGCCGGTAACATGACAGTGCCGGCACTCGGCAGTTTCTACAAGTTCCCAGAGATCATAGCACCCGATCTTCGTGTACGCTCCGGTCTTTGCAACCTGTTCGACCCGCGGGACATAGACACGGGTCGCCCCGCAGTTTGCGCACGCTACCTGGGCCTGGTAGGGAACTGCCTTGATGATCTGGTCTGCCACCTGTTTGCAGTGATAGCAGTCCGTGCGATATTTTGTGAAAATGAACCGGTCGCTCATGAATGATATTGGAAGCGTTCGGGTTCATTAATCTGTTGACCACCGGATTTTTCCGGGAAATCGGTGAGGTGAATACCGGGTTACCGGGGGCGAGCGGGACAATTACGAGCGTAAAGAACAAACTTGCAGCAATTCTTGGAGCTGCTGCAAAACCGGTTCCAGTTTTTTGAGTAAATTTAATTACAAGGGCGTAACAATGTAATTTCCATGAAGAAGCTCATTGGATTGTTCATCCTGGTGATCGTCATTGCGATGATCAGCGGGTGTACCCAGCCGGCAGCACCTGCCGTAACCACCCCGGAACCTACCGCAGTTCCCACCGTGCCGCCAACGGTGGCAACACCGGCACCCACCATGATGCAAACACCGGAACAGACGATGGTACCTACAATGACAGCTACGGAGTCCAAGCCGAAGATCACCCTGGTGCCCCAGACAAAAAACACGATCATCTACATGCGGAACAACACGTTCGTTCCGAAGGAACTCACGGTCCTGCCGGGAACCGGCATCACCTGGGTGAATGAGGATGTCACCGTCCACGCAGTCAAATCAACCGGCATTCATGCAGGTATGTTCAACTCTGGCGACATTATTCCCGGAGCTACGTGGGGGAACACCTTTGGTGCCAGTGAAGGCGTGTTCGAATTCACGTGCATCTATCATCCGGAGATGAAAGGGGCGATTGTTGTCAAGCAGGGGGCATCGGTTGTTGGTGCTCCAACCATGGAGACACCATCACCCTGATCAGATTCCCTCTCCTTTTTTGTATCACCCTTACCCGTGACAGGTGCTATCGCCAGACAGAGGGCATTTTTTTGTGCTACGGCTAAACCGGTCCCAAATCATTTAGTAAATTTAATTATAAGGCAAAAACAATGTAATTTCTATGAAAAAACTTATAGGATTATTCATCCTGGTCATCGTCATTGCGATGATCAGCGGATGTACCCAACCGGCAAAGACGGCGAATGTAACAATGGTGGAAACGACCGTGGTTCCAACAGTTCCCCCCACCGAAGCAACACCGGCACCAACCACGGAACCCGCACCGGTTGCCACCATCACCCAGAATGTTACCACAATGGCACCAACCGTGGCAACCGTAGTTAAAACACCCGCACCGGTGATGACACCATCCACGAAAATCACTACAATCTATATCCGGAACAATACTTTTGTCCCCAGGGAACTCACCGTCCTGCCGGGAACGGGTCTCATCTGGGTGAATGATGATGCAACCGTCCATGCTATCAAGACAACGGGAAGCCACCAGGGCATGTTCAATTCAGGGGATTTTATGAAGGGTTCCCAGTGGGACTATACCTTCGGGGCGAATGAGGGGACGTTTGAAATTATGGATACCTATTCGAACGCCACCTGCGTGATCATCGTCAAGAAAGGCGAGTCACTTGTCGGTAATCCTGCTGTAATACCAACAACAGCTTAAAACCAAATCCTTCTTTTTTAATTAACAACTTTTACCCGGGATTTTCCGGCCCTGTCAGAATATGAGCCGGACAGATCTGAGCCTGAGTAGTCGGGTAAAGATGCACAATCCCGACCGGATAAAAATGGATAGTCCCGGCTGCGGAGAAGTACTGGATAAAAGAATAAAAAATATTTAATAAAATGGGGTTTAGAAGTCGCCCATGCCCGGAGGCATGCCGCCCATTCCACCCATGCCACCCGGGGGCATACCGCCTTCGGGTGCATGGCTCTTTGAGGATGCAATGACATCGTCAATGCGCAGGATCATGATGGCTGCTTCTGCTGCTGAGGAGATCGCCTGGGTCTTGACCCGGAGGGGCTCGACAACACCGGCTGCCTTCATATCGACGACCTTTCCCTCAAAGACATTGAGACCAAAGGTCTTCTTGCCCTTCTTTTCGTGGGCTGCACGGATCTCAACAAGCATGTCGATGGGGTCAAGTCCTGCATTCTCTGCAAGGGTCCTCGGGATGACCTCGAGTGCGTCTGCAAATGCATTGATGGCGAGCTGGGCCCGACCGCCAACGGTTGCTGCGTACTCGCGGAGACGGAGCGAGAGCTCGGTCTCGGGTGCGCCGCCACCGGCGACAACCTTCTTGTCCTCGACAACAACA of the Methanomicrobiales archaeon HGW-Methanomicrobiales-1 genome contains:
- a CDS encoding ferredoxin, yielding MSTSRERLAMSHPKEGAAGQTGTWRVFKPVVDREKCNACGLCAMYCPDGVIDEELNIDLRFCKGCGICANECPKKAIEMVREEK